A stretch of DNA from Hydrogenophaga sp. SL48:
GCAGAAGGGCCAGGAAATCGGCTTTCATGGTGGGCCTTTGATTTTTGGGGCGGCCATGCGGCGCCCCATGAAAACGGTGGCGACCACGGCGAGCGCAAAGCCCAGCGTCATCGCATCCAGCGATTCTCCCAGCAGCGGCACGGCGGCCAGGATGCTGACGAAGGGTTGCAGCAACTGCAGCTGGCTCACGCGCAACGCGCCGCCCAGCGCCAGCCCACGGAACCAGGCGAAGAAGCCGGTCCACATGGAGAACACGCCCACGTACAGCAGGGCGAGCCAGGCCGAGGTGTGGATGGGTTGGTCGGGCCAGGTCAGCAGCGCGCCGGGCACGGTGAGCGGCAGCGCCATCACGCAGACCCAGCTGATCACGCGCTCGGCGCCGAGCACCGGCGTGACCTTGGCGCCCGCCACGTAGCCGAGCGCAGCGGCGATGACGGCGCCCACCAGCAGCCCGTCGGCCCAGGCCAGGCCGAAACCGTGGCCGAGCTGGTGCGCGCGCAGCACGCTGTAGGCCGCCACCAGCAGGCTGCCGAGCCCGGCGAACAGCCAGAAGCCCAGTCGCGCACGCTGGTGCAGCAGCCAGGCCGCGGCGGCGGCGGTGGCCAGCGGGAGCAGGGCGGTGATCACGGCGGCGTGGCTGGCCGTGACGTGGCGCAGCGCCCAGCCCAGCAGCAGCGGGTAACCGATGGCATTGCCCAGCAGCGAGAGCGCGAGCGGCTTGCGGTGCTCGGGCGCCGGCAGTGGCGAGCGCGTCGCCAGCAGGTAGACGGCCGAGAGCCCGCCCGCCAGCGCAGCGCGCGCCCAGGTG
This window harbors:
- a CDS encoding DMT family transporter is translated as MSHSTALPALPSHREQTLGLWLGLIGVVVFALTLPMTRLATGTADAPQLSPWFVTWARAALAGGLSAVYLLATRSPLPAPEHRKPLALSLLGNAIGYPLLLGWALRHVTASHAAVITALLPLATAAAAAWLLHQRARLGFWLFAGLGSLLVAAYSVLRAHQLGHGFGLAWADGLLVGAVIAAALGYVAGAKVTPVLGAERVISWVCVMALPLTVPGALLTWPDQPIHTSAWLALLYVGVFSMWTGFFAWFRGLALGGALRVSQLQLLQPFVSILAAVPLLGESLDAMTLGFALAVVATVFMGRRMAAPKIKGPP